One Campylobacter concisus DNA segment encodes these proteins:
- the nosD gene encoding nitrous oxide reductase family maturation protein NosD, whose amino-acid sequence MRKFSKFALAFLPLFGFANVLQDAINNASPGDVIKLGDAVYEGGITINKPLSIIGEGKNAHIKGSGKGSVIKIIASNVTLKNLKISGSGNDLGELDAGIGCDKANNVEISKNDISDVLFGIDFKECSSSKITENNITSKKGASLGFRGDAVRLWYSHENLIEHNNIRDSRDMVAWYASHNKFLSNKAVGSRYSLHFMYANQNLVENNEFIGNAVGMFFMYSAGSNIKNNLVMDSDGAFGIGIGLKDVSDFTIENNTLIYNARGILLDNSPFQPGSTINFIGNKILHNVVGVYFHATQGTSIFENNDFIGNMDIVVNDTPGEKMLLNRWSKNYYDEYESFDRDKDGYGDTPFLHLSYIDQLWQYYPNLQFFYGSSVFSVLNFLAKLAPFSEPIKLLEDSSPRIKPLDVSNFNALKAKRG is encoded by the coding sequence ATGCGTAAATTTTCTAAATTTGCCCTTGCTTTTTTGCCACTTTTTGGCTTTGCAAACGTCCTTCAAGATGCGATAAATAACGCTAGCCCTGGCGATGTGATAAAGCTAGGGGACGCTGTTTATGAAGGTGGTATAACGATAAATAAACCTCTTAGCATCATCGGTGAGGGCAAAAACGCCCATATAAAGGGGAGTGGCAAAGGCAGCGTTATAAAGATCATCGCTTCAAATGTGACACTTAAAAATTTAAAAATAAGTGGCAGTGGCAATGACCTTGGCGAGCTTGACGCTGGCATAGGCTGTGACAAGGCAAATAACGTAGAAATTTCTAAAAACGACATAAGCGACGTGCTTTTTGGGATTGATTTTAAAGAGTGCAGTAGCTCAAAGATCACTGAAAACAACATCACCTCAAAAAAAGGCGCTAGCCTTGGCTTTAGAGGCGATGCGGTGAGACTTTGGTATAGCCATGAAAATTTGATCGAGCACAACAATATCCGTGACAGCCGTGACATGGTCGCATGGTACGCAAGTCACAATAAATTTCTAAGCAACAAAGCAGTTGGCAGCAGATACTCGCTTCACTTCATGTATGCTAATCAAAATTTAGTCGAAAATAACGAATTTATCGGCAACGCTGTTGGTATGTTTTTTATGTATTCGGCTGGCTCAAATATAAAAAATAACCTCGTTATGGATAGTGACGGCGCTTTTGGCATCGGCATCGGACTAAAGGACGTGTCTGACTTTACGATAGAAAACAACACACTTATCTATAATGCGCGTGGCATATTGCTTGATAACTCGCCCTTTCAGCCAGGATCAACTATAAATTTTATAGGCAATAAAATTTTACACAACGTAGTTGGCGTCTATTTTCACGCCACGCAAGGCACAAGTATCTTTGAAAACAACGACTTCATCGGCAACATGGACATCGTCGTAAACGACACCCCAGGCGAAAAGATGCTACTAAATAGATGGAGCAAGAACTACTATGATGAGTATGAGAGCTTTGATAGAGATAAAGATGGCTACGGCGACACGCCATTTTTGCACCTCTCATACATCGATCAGCTTTGGCAGTACTATCCAAATTTGCAGTTTTTCTATGGCTCAAGCGTCTTTAGCGTCTTAAATTTCTTAGCTAAACTCGCTCCATTTTCTGAGCCGATAAAGCTACTTGAAGATAGTTCGCCTAGGATAAAACCGCTTGATGTTTCAAATTTCAACGCTTTAAAGGCGAAACGTGGATAG
- the nosZ gene encoding Sec-dependent nitrous-oxide reductase, protein MQKLFCVASAALLGLSLTAACAASSDLEKVMKERGLSEKDVLAAAKTYQPSGKKDDFIVFSSGGQSGQVLVYGVPSMRIYKYIGVFTPEPWQGYGYDDESKAVLKQGNIRGKEITWGDTHHPNFTEKNGEYVGDYLFINDKANPRIAVINLKDFETTQMVVNPIMKSEHGGSFITPNSEYVIEASQYAAPLDDNYHSMDDYEAVYRGAVTFWKFDYPKGKIDEKASFSLELPPYWQDLSDAGKGESYGWGFTNSINSEMYTGGIEKGLPPFEAGASRNDTDFLHVYNWQILEKLAQDKKNYKVVNGHRVVTIEAAVKAGALFLIPESKSPHGCDVTPDGRYIIVGGKLDTHASVYDFKKIKELIDKKEYAGTDPYGIPILDREKTMHGQVELGLGPLHTSFDSQDGVVYTSLYVDSQIVKWDYKNLKVLDKVNVHYNIGHLDTMEGKSAKPVGKYAIALDKLSIDRFNPVGPLHPQNHQLIDINGPKMELIYDMPIPLGEPHDVVSIAASKLTPALTYNMGTNSRTGEASPFATLAGQERVERNGKNVTVYATMIRSHINPEHIEVNKGDNVTIHLTNLERAQDETHGFGIDLYNIHASLEPGKTASVNFVADMEGVFPYYCTEFCSALHLEMMGYLLVKDPNKKYESAKNSKLKTLSPEALKAEYDKVIATNKATDDVIQEVVKYLKEKHYEKYPKVKALVDDALDQYGHIKEVKAKADEAYKKGDVNGAILWEYQVWQYMVKTADVGLRAKNNLAKEIATPMSPAAAKGEEAYLKGGCNGCHVIGQVSSGPDLTGVLLRHENGEKWVADFIKDPAKFYNDDYVKAMIDFFKLRMPNQHMSDEEIKNIIEYLKWIDENAGM, encoded by the coding sequence ATGCAAAAGTTATTTTGTGTCGCAAGTGCTGCACTGCTTGGGCTATCTTTAACTGCTGCTTGTGCTGCTAGTAGTGACCTTGAAAAAGTCATGAAAGAGCGCGGGCTAAGCGAAAAAGATGTCCTTGCAGCTGCTAAGACTTACCAGCCAAGCGGTAAAAAAGATGATTTCATCGTCTTTTCATCTGGCGGGCAGAGTGGTCAAGTGCTAGTTTATGGCGTTCCGTCGATGAGAATTTACAAATACATCGGCGTTTTCACCCCAGAGCCTTGGCAAGGATATGGCTATGACGATGAGTCAAAAGCTGTTTTAAAACAAGGCAACATCAGGGGCAAAGAGATAACTTGGGGCGATACGCACCACCCAAATTTCACTGAGAAAAATGGTGAGTATGTTGGTGATTATCTATTTATCAACGACAAGGCAAACCCAAGGATCGCTGTTATAAATTTAAAAGACTTTGAGACAACTCAAATGGTCGTAAACCCTATCATGAAGAGTGAGCACGGCGGTAGCTTCATCACTCCAAACAGCGAGTACGTCATCGAAGCTAGCCAGTACGCAGCTCCACTTGATGATAACTATCACTCAATGGACGACTACGAAGCTGTCTATAGAGGCGCTGTGACATTTTGGAAATTTGACTATCCAAAAGGCAAGATCGACGAGAAAGCATCTTTCTCACTTGAGCTTCCTCCATACTGGCAAGACCTAAGCGACGCTGGTAAGGGCGAGAGCTACGGCTGGGGCTTTACAAACTCAATAAATAGCGAGATGTATACAGGTGGTATCGAAAAAGGTCTTCCTCCATTTGAGGCAGGTGCTAGTAGAAATGACACCGACTTCTTGCACGTTTATAACTGGCAAATTTTAGAAAAACTTGCACAGGATAAGAAAAACTACAAAGTTGTAAATGGTCACAGGGTAGTTACAATAGAAGCTGCTGTAAAAGCTGGAGCACTATTCTTGATCCCAGAGTCAAAGAGCCCACACGGTTGTGACGTAACACCAGATGGCAGATACATCATCGTTGGTGGTAAGCTTGATACTCACGCATCAGTTTATGACTTTAAAAAGATCAAAGAGCTAATCGACAAAAAAGAGTACGCTGGCACTGACCCATACGGCATACCTATCTTAGATAGAGAAAAGACAATGCACGGACAAGTCGAACTTGGCCTTGGACCACTGCATACATCATTTGATTCACAAGATGGTGTAGTCTATACTTCACTTTACGTTGATAGTCAAATCGTAAAATGGGACTACAAAAATTTAAAAGTGCTTGATAAAGTAAATGTTCATTACAACATCGGTCACCTTGACACAATGGAGGGCAAATCAGCAAAACCAGTTGGCAAATACGCAATCGCACTTGATAAACTTTCAATCGATCGCTTCAACCCAGTTGGCCCACTCCATCCACAAAACCACCAGCTAATCGACATCAATGGTCCAAAAATGGAGCTAATCTACGATATGCCAATCCCACTTGGTGAGCCACACGACGTTGTTTCAATAGCTGCTAGCAAGCTAACTCCAGCGCTTACTTACAACATGGGTACAAACTCAAGAACAGGCGAGGCAAGCCCATTTGCAACACTAGCTGGTCAAGAAAGAGTTGAGAGAAACGGCAAAAACGTAACTGTCTATGCAACAATGATCAGAAGTCACATCAACCCAGAGCACATCGAGGTAAATAAAGGCGATAATGTAACAATTCACCTAACAAACCTAGAGCGCGCTCAAGACGAGACTCACGGCTTTGGCATCGACCTTTACAACATCCACGCTTCACTTGAGCCTGGCAAAACTGCTTCAGTAAATTTCGTAGCTGATATGGAAGGTGTCTTCCCATATTACTGCACCGAGTTTTGTTCAGCACTTCACCTTGAGATGATGGGTTATTTGCTTGTTAAAGATCCAAATAAAAAATATGAATCTGCAAAAAATAGCAAGCTAAAAACTCTAAGCCCAGAAGCTCTAAAAGCCGAGTACGACAAAGTAATCGCAACTAACAAAGCAACTGATGATGTTATCCAAGAGGTTGTTAAATACCTAAAAGAGAAACATTATGAGAAATATCCAAAAGTAAAAGCTTTGGTTGATGACGCACTTGATCAATACGGTCACATCAAAGAGGTAAAAGCTAAAGCTGACGAAGCTTACAAAAAAGGCGACGTAAATGGCGCTATCCTTTGGGAGTACCAAGTATGGCAATACATGGTAAAAACTGCTGACGTTGGTCTAAGAGCTAAAAATAACCTAGCTAAAGAGATCGCAACTCCGATGAGCCCAGCTGCTGCAAAAGGTGAAGAGGCTTATCTAAAAGGCGGATGTAATGGTTGCCACGTTATCGGTCAAGTAAGCTCAGGTCCAGACCTAACTGGCGTCTTACTAAGACATGAAAATGGCGAAAAATGGGTAGCAGACTTCATAAAAGATCCTGCTAAATTCTATAACGATGACTACGTTAAAGCGATGATTGACTTCTTTAAACTTAGAATGCCAAATCAGCATATGAGTGACGAAGAGATCAAAAATATCATCGAGTATCTAAAATGGATAGACGAAAACGCAGGTATGTAG